In Melospiza melodia melodia isolate bMelMel2 chromosome 5, bMelMel2.pri, whole genome shotgun sequence, the DNA window ATGTTCTCTGTGCAGAATAGTGAAATACTTCTGTAGtggaaaaataaaattcttaAGGAATTTTTTATTCCTGAAAACGaggtttttaaaagtatttttattccacAGGAGATCATGAAGAGTTCAGCTGTTCAATGATACCTTGTGTTATGgacaccccatccctggaagtgtccaaggccaggttagacagggcttggagcaacctgggacagtggaaggtgtctctgctcaTGGCatggggttggaatgggatggtctttaaggtctttccaacccaaaccattctgtgattccacatgTGGGATGATCGCAAGAAAGTGAGGAATAAATTGTGGTATTTAGTCAAGAGATCCCATGCCTGTGGAGATTTTCATTTGGTGAATTCATTTCTTGCACCCTTTGAGGGCCAAAATTACCTCACAGCTGGACAGTTCCTCCTAGGGTCTGGTAGAAACTGTCCAGCCCCACCAGACATTACCACTGAGGGTGATGGTCCTTTCCCTCACCCTGGGAACAAGCGGAGGGAACTTTGGGAACAGCCTttccttctcactctgtctcAGGTGGGAGCAAGACCTGGGGTGGTGAAAACCACCTCAGAGGGAGTGAAAACCACCTCAGAGCACCCACCCCTAACCCCTGacaactcctcctcctccccgcagGTACCTGGGCATCACGCGGCCTCTGACCTACCCCGTGAGGCAGAACGGGAAGCTGATGGCCAAGATGGTCTTCATCGTGTGGCTCCTGTCGGCCTCCATCACCCTCCCTCCGCTCTTCGGCTGGGCCCAGAATGTGACGGTGGAGCGGGTGTGCCTCATCAGCCAGGACTTTGGCTACACCGTCTACTCCACAGGGGTGGCCTTCTACATCCCCATGGCCGTCATGCTGGTGATGTACAGCCGCATCTACCAGGCGGCCAAGGTGAGCGCCGAGAAGCACCGCTTCATGAACTTCCCCAAGCACTATGAGGACGAGGGCGTCTACTGCCTCGAGGCCTCCGCCCGCGCCCACCACAGCTCCCGCCGCACCAAGGCCGCCGAGGAGTGTGCCACGCTCTCCAAGCTGCTCCGCCAGGACCGCAAGAACATTTCCATCTTCAAGAGGGAGCAGAAAGCCGCCAGGACCCTCGGCATCATCGTGGGGGCCTTCACGTTCTGCTGGCTGCCCTTCTTCTTGATGTCCACGGCGCGGCCGTTCATCTGCGGCATCCGCTGCAGCTGCATGCCCCTGAGGCTGGAGAGGACTCTGCTCTGGCTGGGTTACACCAACTCCCTCATCAACCCCCTCATCTACGCCTTCTTCAACAGGGATTTGAGGACTACTTTCTGGAACCTGCTGCGCTGCAGGTACAGGAACATCAACAGGAGGCTCTCGGCCGCCAGCATGCACGAGGCCCTGAAAGCCACGGAGAGGCACGAGTGCATCCTGTAGTGCCTGACCTCCTGCCTCTCCATGCCCTCGCTTCCCTGGCGccccaggggctggcaggagctgtcCAGCCCCACCAGACATTGCCACTGAGGGTGATGGTCCTTTCCCTCACCCTGGGAACAAGTGGAGGGAACTTTGGGAACagcccttccttctcactctgtccCAGGTGGGAGCAAGAGCTGGGGGGTTCAAGGTCTACCAATGACTGTGGGCCAGTCACACCacctttctgtgcctcagtttacccatctgttattaaagttttaaaaaaaaaaaaaaggaaaataatagaaACCCTCCCAGCCAACCAACCAAACTAAAAAAACTCTAAAAACTTGATAAGACTGTGACTGTCCACCTTCAAAAAGGGCTCTAAGGTCTGTGGAGGGCCCACAAAATCCTGTGTAAAGACAACACTGGCTGCACTTCTCTGTGGAATCTGACAGCAGCTCTGTTGTACACCCAAGCCCTCTGTGCCATCCCAGCTTATCCAAGCCCTTTTCCCCGAGGTAATTGCATTTCACACCCTGAGCTCACATCCAGGTTTGCACGTCAGAGCAGAAATACCAATGCCCCCGTTCCCCCCACACTGTAGCACTGCAGCACTTGAAGGAGATGAATTTGGAGGGTGAAACACAAACGAACACAGAGTTTCCTTCATGGTTGCATAGGGAAGTTTGACGCCTCCTGCTCATCAGGGCAATGATCAGAGAGCAAAGCCAGATGTGTTTATTGGGTTGTACTGTAATTCATTCCCAGACAAGTGACGTGTGTTCATCATTTGTGGCTAATTGACTCCATAAAAGCACGCTTTGGttgacaacagaaaaaaaaacatataaTTTCCCTGACAGCTTTACGGTATTTCGGTATGATGTCCAGCAAGCTTGAAAAAATACATTGAATGATGttatctttttcttaaaaaaaaaaaaagaaaaaaggaaaaaaaaggtttgGTTTCCTTATTTTGGTGTAGAATCTTTGGTCCCTCTGACTTCAAAGTGTCTCTTCACTATTTTTTGTGGTGGTAGGAGTTGCTTTCCTGCAGTTGTCTTTCCTCATTAtcagccttgcagtgtcaaattTGCAGCCACACAAACCTTTGCCTGTTTGATCATAATATCATAAAATCCCAGTGTGGTTTGTTttggaaagaaccttaaaaatcatcttaaaaaccatgggcagggacacttttcactatCCCAAGttgccccaagccctgtccaaccaggccttggacaattccaagGTGGTTGATGCCTGCTCCAGTCCTAGTTGAACatctctggggttttttgtcAAAGCCAGACTGCTCAGAAGCTCAGGGAAAGTTGTTTGTAGTGCTCTTTTTACTCCAGATTTGCTTTATCTGGCATGAGTGGTGCAGTCCCACCTCTGACACCACCAGGAACTCTGAGGCCTTCATCCATATCCGAGCTGGGTGTTGGATGTCCTGGCCGACTGCTGGCAGGGCTTGGCTTAGCAATCAGTATTTCTCCTGTGATGTGTTTTGTGCTCTCATTTGGCCTCTTCTCAGCAGCCATTTCTCCCCTGTCTGATTTTAGAGCTGCTTTTCCTCAGGATGCCCAGTGGGATTTCCAGTTTGGATGGGTGGGTGACAGCAGGGGAAGTGGCTCGAGCCCACTGGGAATGTCCTGAGGGACTGTGAGGTTGGACACTGCAATGTCCCCAGATGTTCCCTGAGCTCCTGTCCTCACAGATGGACTCAGAATTGCACAGAGGAGCAGGGGAGGCTGTCTGCTGTCTCCAGAGGGAGATGCTTTAATACAGAGCAGAGATTTGAAGGAGAACCTAATCAGGAATGATCCTAAAGGACTGAACTGGAGTTCCACACACCATGTCTGTAGGGTACACTCTGGCTGCCCATCTCAGGACCTGCTTCACAAAACCAACCTCTTTTTCTCCCAAAAAAACACTCCAGGCCAGCATCTCCTCTGCCACAACATCTCAGCAGCAGCTGTCACAGCTTCTGTCCTGCCAGGGGGGCACGAAGCTCCTGCAGGCTCCACTTTCCTCCCTCAACTCCTTCCCTGCCCTTCTGGCAGAGCTGTCTGCATGAAAACTGACCAGCTGCTAATTCAGGCTGTCTTGGCAGCGTGGAGAGCCCCAAGACAGCTCATTTCACATCCAGCACATAACAGAATCTGGTTGTGCTGCTGCAGTGTATTTATTGCTGTGCCTAAGGTCATTATTTCACTTATTTTCTGTGCTGGGGGTTTTTAAACTGTCTTAAAAATCATAATGCTGTTTAATTCCTCTAAACATCCTTATTCTGATGGCATTTTTGTCACTCCTATTCTGCAACAGAGCAATGAAGCAGTGTTTCACTTTTTAAGTGAAATAGCTGTTTTTTCTGGTTTGAGGGTTCTTCtagaatttaaaaagtaaaagaaagaatAGGATTCTGGATGATCCAAACCCCAAACTTCTTCTAAGCAAAGAATCGAGCAAAATGGTTTTATTTGTCTCAAAAAAAATATCAGtgtttgccttgacttggaattGAATGTTTTGTTGCACTCAAGGCTTACCTGATAAATGCTTCTACagcttaaaatgaaaaatatgaaggaaaaaatttaaaaggaatgCTTTCTTCCCACAAACAATGTCAGAATTTTGCATCCAAAAATATTTAAAGACGACAGCTCCACTAAAACACTTTGCTCCAAAAAATAACGAGATAGGCTGCTTTTCCCAGAAGTGATTGACTCAAGCTTTGAGACATCAGCCTCAACTCTAGCTTTTTAACTCCCCAAGATTAAATTGTGTTTGGGTTAAATAAAATAATGTGCATCCAAAGACACCAGGGCCTTTTCCACACACGAGTGAGCACCAACAATTTAGCTAAGCCAGTCAAGATCCTTGTAGATGAGCCACTAAATCATGCTGAAAATACTccgtgggttttattttttttttaatcagacagGAATCAATGCTTTTGGCatctgcaaaaaaaaacccaccctggCTTAAAAATAAATCTGAGCCATTTTGAAACTGATtttagcacacacacacacgtgtgcctaAGCAAACTATGAAGAGAAATTAGCCCTGAAAGAGTCCATATTTAGGCAAAAATTTGAGCTCAGGGAAAAAAATCATCAATTTAGGAGCATGAGAGAAACTTTTGTGGACAATGAGAGATTCCCAGCAGGCCAACAGcaagacagtggaaaaaaaatgagGAGCCTCGGGCAGAGAAAATGGAACTAATTCAGGCATTAAATGAGGTCTCAAGTCAGCTTTTTATTCCACTCCCTGTGCAGGGGAAAtgcaggaatgcaggcagggagaTCTGGGGAGAAAAGGCAGTTTTGAGAAACCCTCTGTGGGGCTTTGTAGGGTTTTGGTAATGACTAAGCAAAGCCAGGCAAGAGATGTAAAGCCCAAGGAGTAAAATACTGGTTTTCTCCCCAAAAAATCTGAATCTCCCCACTCTGAGCCCAGCACTTCATGGATTAACAGGCAGATCTGGAGAtgtgcagggacagctcagcAAACCCATCCTGTTCCTCATCTCCTCAGGAGTGCTGCCACCTCCTCCATCTCCTGGGACAAAGGAACCTCAACCAGACTGGAAGCTGATCCAACTTGGAGCACAGACCTGGATTCTGACAGAGCCAGATCAACAAAAATATATGGAATCCTTCCCTGTCCCACCAATTAAAGGCTCAGCTGAGCCAGCAGGGCTCTTGCAATGTTTAATAACCTCCAACACCTGCTGTGCTTCCCCTTTATTTAATTTTTCCCCATTCTGTTATCCCAAGGTAACGAGTTCCGCAGTTTAATTACTTTTTAGGTGAAGTGTCTCCCTTCCCTCTTTTACACCACCTTTTAAACCATCTTTAGGCTCTGGCTGATCCCTGTCTCAAGAAGGAGAAGGAGTGATCAGCCCTGTTCACCCTCTCCAGCCCAGTTCTGATCTTGCAGCCCTTTGCCACGTTCTTCCTCTTGAAATAAAAATCTGTTCAACCCACAGTTCCTCTTCCAACAATAGGAGACACTTTGGGAAAATTATTAGGACAAGGACAGCCTGGATCATGTGCCTTCCCACCCTTTGAAGGCATCAAACCATATTTAGTTCAAGAAATTCTTTGTTTATCCATGATTTCTGTGCAAGGGTCAGTGGTTTTCCACAGGGAATGCCCAATCTTTCATCTGGGATTGGATAACCCCACATCAGAGCACTGCTGAGCTTGGCAAGCAGAAGGCTGATGGTGGCAACTGAGGGGGATTTTGGCCAAATTCAAACCTGAGCTCCCAGAACCTGACCTGCCTCTGAACCTGATTTTGCTTTGAATATGGCACAGATTCAGAAGCCTCCGGGCTGCCCTTCCAACTTCAGTATTTTAGGATTTGGATGATCTGTCTAATTTCCCACTCCATCTATCATCCAGAATTTTTTGGCAAGATGATTTACAGATCTCTGACCTGCCATGTGAAAAAGCTCCTGCTGTTTTGAGTTTCGTGTGTCAATAAAACTGAAAGGGAGCCACAAGACACTTTCCACCTGTGTCCTTAGGTAAGAAATTAgctttattctttattttattgCCATTTTAATCTGGAAATTTTCACATTCACTATGCAAGATCTTTAGTAGACTGACTATTCCTTTTCTCTGTCTTGTGCATTGCTCTGAGATGGAGTTTAAGCAAAACCCCAACACCATCAGATGAACAGGCAGGTCAGTGCTTTAAAATCATCATATTAAGGTAAAAAATGggtatttcatagaatcacagaacaatttaggttggaaagaccttaaagatcatcccctgccacaggcagggacactttccattagAGCAAGTTGTTCCAAGcatcatccaacctggccttgagcacttccaagaAATTTTTCCAGCCCTTCTCAGTACTGGCATCCAGGGAAGGAAGcagacagctctgctctggcaattcactttttttttttttttttaatgacaaaatCTTCCATGTAGAACACACAATTTCAGAAGATAGCAGGAGTTAAAAGATGATATTATACAAATGCTTTAATGTGTGAAGAGCTGGACCTCCCTCACTCACAAACAAGTGTGGAACTGGGTGagttttaaggtctcttcccacccaaaccattctgggattctccaaGGTGGAGCTGCATCGTGGCTTGGTGTCCCATGAGGGCCAGCCTGAGGGAGGATGACACAAATACAGGTGAGCTCCACATCCTGTGGATGATGGACAAAAATATCACCAGGGTGGGCACGAAAAACCCATCCTGGAGATGGTCTCTGTCACAGGCAGGAGATGTTCCCACCACCACACCTTCTCTAGAAGCTCCCAGGATTTCTGTGCTAACTCTGCTGTGTTCCAGCATCCCAGTGCTGAATCCACCCCTCCAAGGGGGGCagactatttatttatttctttttttttatacatTTTAATTGTTTCCTAAGCTCCATGCTATTTGCTCTTAATTCAAAttacatattttatttctattgccACTGTGCAGATTCTGGCTTTATGCTGACAAGGTCTTGAAGTCTCAAAGGGTCTTTTCACCCTTCTCCCAGCAGTTTTTCACCACTAATCCCAGACTATTTCCAGGCTCAGATCTGGGCAGCCAACACACGCCGGGTGTTTTCCTGCTCCTCCCACCAAGCACACAGAccttggacagcagcagcaggactctGCTGCTGCACTACTTGGCAAAGAGCTGCTCTAGCaattaaaaaaagcaaaatctttacaggctgcagtgtgtgctgtgctTGGGGGTGGCTGGAAACTCCCAGCTCTTGCTCAAGACAATGAAAATTAACTCCCTCTGTGTGATGAGAAAAGCTGTCTTTTTTGGAGCCACTTCTCCAGATTCTTTCCCACTCTCAGCCTCACACTTCTGACCTTTTGAGCATGATCGGTGGTCTGTTAACTCAGCAATTAGGAGAAGAGGGAGGCAGAGAGTGGCCAAGTGCCAGACACTTGGTGACAGTGTGTGACAATGCAGCCGTGAGCTTGTAAATCGTGAGCGTGGCTCCGGAGGGCTCTGCTCAGAGCTGGGATTTTTCTGCTCAGTGCAGACAATCTCAATGGCTCTGTGCACTTCCAGACTGGGAATGCCTCGGTCATTCCACTCCCAGGACAaagctttgggcagcagctgctgctgtgtgctggggtgtccagaagagctgcagccatccCTTGGGAATTGGTGCCTGTctttgtttggaaagacaggggTCTGCTAAGGatggcaggagcctcccctgaattggaaaatgtaaatctccccccacacacaaaaattgctataaattttatat includes these proteins:
- the LOC134418885 gene encoding 5-hydroxytryptamine receptor 7-like → MLLRASPRRFLEQHLLLVESAEQQRPAREALPNPFMTEEPPAPAEPELPPSNLTNNGTDCGEEILLYGDTEKVVIGAVLSIIILTTIAGNGLVIISVCIVKKLRQPSNYLVVSLAAADLSVAFAVMPFVTITDLVGGEWLFGKVFCNVFIAMDVMCCTASIMTLCIISVDRYLGITRPLTYPVRQNGKLMAKMVFIVWLLSASITLPPLFGWAQNVTVERVCLISQDFGYTVYSTGVAFYIPMAVMLVMYSRIYQAAKVSAEKHRFMNFPKHYEDEGVYCLEASARAHHSSRRTKAAEECATLSKLLRQDRKNISIFKREQKAARTLGIIVGAFTFCWLPFFLMSTARPFICGIRCSCMPLRLERTLLWLGYTNSLINPLIYAFFNRDLRTTFWNLLRCRYRNINRRLSAASMHEALKATERHECIL